The following are encoded together in the Salinibacter grassmerensis genome:
- a CDS encoding LamG-like jellyroll fold domain-containing protein — protein sequence MARVVCLFWLVGAIGVGPPSVSAQAERMPAPGAAERTVVNLFETLDPSSPVDGARLELPDGWTVQEVYLLRYGTSSVPVRLQSGREQGVVFLTPSSSIQGPHELVVRVDVGDRTGTHRWHLTPFTLPVTSPAQPRDSLDRRMRLSDRLTRTVEIASSSRPSGSNLALALTDATASPSLQVPADRAPSRSRPFTVEFWVRTHGLDQVILSSWTGDEETPYPLEFVTDQGGRLRFYCGRAGRHQALRSTAPVADGQWHHAAVVHDATESRLHLLLDGTVVDSVQTKVLPTHSGALSLALGGRRRAGPERGAPSSAQRFVGRLDELRIWPSAREASTIRQTRTRPFPPPAAEDTDPFRLSFNDDAPRSDLDAAGDARRVPTHLSFQPPLRRLRARTDGESVTLRWDAQGVADKTADAGEFIIERSLDGTSFTPVDRLPPSEADASPPGAAQTSGAQEFTYTDDGVPGQVVFYRVRYASSTSDVERNTSTIKIGLGGKPTPERAVNLVGNFPNPFKKSTTIAYQVEASQPITLTIWNLSGKRITTLTSGVHEPGYYEQTLTADGLPSGTYFARLETPEGIQSARMVLLK from the coding sequence ATGGCCCGCGTCGTCTGTCTTTTTTGGCTCGTCGGGGCGATCGGGGTGGGGCCGCCGTCTGTGAGCGCGCAGGCGGAGCGCATGCCTGCACCCGGGGCGGCGGAAAGAACGGTGGTCAACCTATTCGAGACCCTCGACCCGAGTTCCCCGGTCGACGGTGCTCGCCTGGAGCTTCCGGACGGCTGGACAGTTCAGGAGGTCTACCTCCTCCGGTACGGAACGTCGTCCGTCCCGGTTCGCCTCCAGTCCGGCCGCGAGCAGGGCGTCGTGTTTCTGACACCAAGTTCGTCCATTCAGGGGCCGCACGAGTTGGTCGTGCGGGTGGACGTTGGCGACCGTACGGGCACGCACCGGTGGCACCTCACCCCATTTACCCTCCCGGTCACCTCACCGGCCCAGCCCCGAGACTCGCTGGACCGACGGATGCGCCTCTCCGACCGTCTCACCCGGACTGTCGAGATTGCCTCCTCATCCCGTCCGAGCGGGTCAAACCTCGCCCTCGCCCTGACCGACGCAACGGCATCCCCCAGTCTTCAGGTGCCGGCCGACCGCGCCCCGAGCCGGAGCCGCCCGTTCACCGTCGAGTTCTGGGTGCGGACCCACGGCCTCGACCAGGTGATCCTGTCCTCGTGGACGGGCGACGAAGAAACGCCCTACCCCCTTGAATTCGTGACCGACCAGGGCGGACGCCTCCGGTTCTACTGCGGGCGCGCCGGGCGCCACCAGGCCCTCCGGAGCACAGCCCCCGTGGCCGATGGGCAGTGGCACCATGCCGCCGTCGTCCACGACGCGACTGAGTCCCGGCTCCACCTCCTGCTCGATGGAACGGTGGTCGACTCGGTTCAGACCAAGGTCTTGCCCACGCATTCAGGGGCTCTTTCCCTGGCCCTCGGGGGACGCCGGCGGGCCGGCCCCGAGCGTGGCGCCCCCTCCTCCGCCCAGCGCTTCGTCGGGCGGCTCGACGAGCTCCGGATCTGGCCGAGCGCCCGCGAAGCGTCCACGATTCGCCAGACGCGGACCCGTCCCTTTCCTCCTCCCGCCGCCGAAGACACGGATCCATTTCGCCTCAGCTTCAACGACGATGCGCCGCGATCAGACCTCGATGCAGCAGGGGATGCCCGGCGGGTGCCTACCCACCTGTCGTTCCAGCCCCCCCTCCGACGACTGCGGGCCCGCACCGACGGGGAGTCCGTTACGCTTCGGTGGGATGCGCAGGGGGTCGCCGACAAGACGGCGGACGCCGGAGAGTTCATCATCGAGCGCTCTCTCGATGGCACATCTTTTACGCCGGTCGACCGCCTCCCCCCATCCGAGGCCGATGCCTCTCCCCCCGGCGCGGCACAGACCAGCGGGGCGCAGGAGTTCACGTATACGGACGATGGGGTCCCGGGACAGGTCGTCTTTTACCGGGTCCGATACGCTTCGTCCACCTCGGATGTTGAACGCAACACGAGCACGATCAAGATCGGACTGGGGGGCAAGCCCACCCCCGAACGTGCAGTCAACCTCGTCGGCAACTTCCCCAACCCCTTCAAAAAGTCCACCACGATTGCGTACCAGGTCGAAGCGTCTCAGCCCATCACCCTCACGATCTGGAATCTGTCCGGGAAGCGCATCACCACCCTCACAAGTGGGGTGCACGAGCCCGGCTACTACGAGCAGACGCTGACCGCGGACGGGCTGCCCAGCGGAACGTACTTTGCCCGCCTCGAAACACCCGAGGGCATCCAGTCGGCCCGGATGGTGCTCCTGAAGTAG
- a CDS encoding metal-dependent hydrolase gives MDLTYFGHSTFQIETADVTLLFDPFFAENPHTETDPGTLDPDVLLITHAHFDHFSDVEAVLEASDPLVISNFEITQYVQEEYGHDAIQPLNEGGSVEFDWGHVESTHARHSSSFPDGSYGGVPNGFILELGDDVIYNTGDTAPFAEMKWVGDLWDVDVMLAPVGNVFTMGIYGALHATEMVEPELVVPLHYDTFPPLETDLDAFEDAFGEAGYDTRVFGAGETAAL, from the coding sequence ATGGACCTCACGTACTTCGGGCACTCCACCTTCCAAATCGAAACGGCGGACGTCACGCTTCTCTTCGATCCGTTTTTCGCAGAAAACCCGCACACCGAGACCGACCCGGGCACGCTCGACCCCGATGTGCTCCTGATTACGCACGCCCACTTCGACCACTTCTCCGACGTCGAGGCAGTACTGGAGGCCAGCGATCCGCTCGTCATCAGCAACTTCGAAATTACGCAGTATGTCCAGGAGGAGTACGGCCACGACGCGATTCAGCCGCTGAATGAGGGCGGCAGTGTGGAATTCGACTGGGGCCATGTCGAGTCGACCCATGCGCGGCACAGTTCGTCCTTTCCCGACGGCTCCTACGGCGGGGTGCCCAATGGATTCATCCTGGAGCTGGGCGACGATGTGATCTACAACACCGGCGACACGGCCCCCTTCGCGGAGATGAAATGGGTGGGCGACCTGTGGGACGTGGACGTGATGCTGGCCCCGGTCGGCAATGTCTTCACGATGGGCATCTACGGCGCGCTCCACGCTACGGAAATGGTGGAGCCGGAGCTGGTCGTTCCCCTGCACTACGACACCTTCCCGCCCCTCGAAACCGACCTCGACGCATTTGAGGATGCCTTCGGCGAGGCCGGGTACGACACGCGCGTCTTCGGGGCCGGCGAGACGGCTGCGCTGTAG
- a CDS encoding metallophosphoesterase → MTTLGIVSDTHGHFNPNLAGDLAGVDRILHAGDVGDPAILDGLEAVAPVTAVWGNIDDASIRRRLAEHERFTVAGLDVWMTHIAGRPGRWQDGMGTKLEATPPDVLVCGHSHILRVERVAALDDMLYVNPGAAGKQGFHQKKTCLRLTVEEGRATEAAVVHLDPDSSPAQAPDT, encoded by the coding sequence GTGACCACCCTCGGCATTGTCTCGGACACCCATGGACACTTCAATCCCAATCTGGCGGGCGACCTGGCGGGCGTGGACCGAATTCTGCACGCCGGGGACGTAGGCGACCCCGCCATTCTGGACGGGCTGGAGGCGGTGGCCCCGGTCACGGCCGTCTGGGGCAACATCGACGACGCCTCCATTCGCCGCCGACTCGCCGAGCACGAACGGTTCACGGTGGCGGGGCTCGACGTGTGGATGACCCACATTGCCGGCCGGCCCGGGCGCTGGCAGGACGGAATGGGGACGAAACTGGAAGCCACCCCGCCCGACGTGCTGGTATGCGGGCACAGCCACATCCTCCGGGTGGAGCGAGTGGCGGCCCTCGACGACATGCTCTACGTCAATCCCGGCGCCGCGGGGAAACAGGGCTTCCATCAGAAGAAGACGTGCCTCCGGCTCACCGTGGAGGAGGGCCGGGCCACGGAGGCGGCCGTGGTGCACCTTGATCCCGACTCGTCGCCGGCCCAGGCCCCCGACACATGA
- a CDS encoding GlmU family protein → MHLCLFEDGPVSGLRPFVETRAAYDLRLAGRTVLETAEHAFNPAGLVLHARPLIAERTRHAHPEAVVNTLPDGGDVLFVNGRYVAEEGAALSQLGAALAQDAPRAFVQEDRLVAAWVPDAAARLPDDVLARPALTADAFDGLPLTTLDDATLLRRPWDLLDALRPALARDARALADSPSGPLVERPHATVYESAVAVENERIHLGEGTTVKPGALLNAEDGPIVLGPGATIHERAVLRGPCYIGPKTRVKTGADLEGTATGTWCKIGGEVHDALLQGFSNKSHPGFLGHSVLGGWCNLGADTNTSNLKNDYGAVSAYAPDAERFVDTGRQFAGLFMGDHSKCGINTMFNTGTVVGTNCNLFGGDFPPRYVPPFSWGGASGLTTYRLDKACEVAEHVMGRRDTTFTAADRSLLTELFERTQAERAEHHG, encoded by the coding sequence ATGCACCTTTGTCTCTTTGAAGACGGTCCTGTCTCCGGCCTCCGTCCGTTTGTGGAAACGCGGGCCGCGTACGACCTGCGACTGGCAGGGCGCACCGTGCTGGAAACCGCTGAGCACGCATTCAATCCCGCTGGGCTGGTGCTCCATGCCCGCCCACTGATCGCCGAGCGGACGCGCCACGCCCACCCCGAGGCCGTCGTCAACACGCTGCCGGACGGGGGCGATGTGCTCTTCGTCAACGGGCGGTACGTGGCGGAAGAGGGCGCGGCGCTCAGCCAACTGGGCGCGGCGCTGGCTCAGGATGCGCCCCGTGCGTTTGTGCAGGAGGACAGGCTGGTGGCGGCGTGGGTGCCCGACGCGGCGGCCCGCCTGCCCGACGATGTGCTCGCCCGCCCCGCCCTGACGGCGGATGCATTCGACGGACTGCCGCTCACGACCCTCGACGACGCTACGCTCCTGCGGCGGCCCTGGGACCTGCTCGACGCCCTGCGGCCCGCCCTTGCGCGCGATGCGAGAGCACTCGCCGACTCGCCATCGGGACCGCTCGTGGAGCGCCCCCACGCCACGGTATACGAGAGTGCTGTCGCCGTTGAGAACGAACGGATTCATCTGGGAGAAGGCACTACGGTCAAGCCCGGGGCCCTCCTCAACGCGGAGGATGGACCCATCGTCCTCGGCCCGGGCGCGACCATTCACGAGCGGGCGGTGCTGCGCGGGCCGTGCTACATCGGACCAAAGACACGCGTCAAAACGGGGGCGGACCTGGAGGGTACCGCCACCGGAACCTGGTGCAAGATTGGGGGAGAGGTGCACGATGCGCTCCTGCAGGGTTTCTCAAACAAGAGCCATCCGGGCTTCCTGGGCCATTCGGTCTTGGGGGGCTGGTGCAACCTGGGGGCCGATACCAACACCTCGAACCTCAAGAACGACTACGGGGCGGTGTCCGCCTACGCGCCGGACGCGGAGCGCTTCGTCGACACCGGCCGCCAGTTCGCGGGGCTCTTTATGGGCGACCATTCCAAGTGCGGCATCAACACCATGTTCAACACCGGAACGGTCGTCGGCACGAACTGCAACCTGTTCGGGGGCGATTTCCCGCCGCGCTACGTGCCGCCGTTCTCGTGGGGCGGCGCCTCCGGCCTCACGACGTACCGGCTCGACAAGGCCTGCGAGGTCGCCGAGCATGTGATGGGGCGCCGCGACACGACCTTCACGGCGGCCGACCGCTCGCTCCTGACCGAACTCTTCGAGCGGACGCAGGCCGAGCGTGCCGAGCATCACGGCTGA
- the fsa gene encoding fructose-6-phosphate aldolase yields the protein MHFFVDTADLDEIREASDMGVLDGVTTNPSLVKEQGNVDFHEHVFTICEIVDGDVSAEVTATDFDGMMEEAHQLHQLHENIVVKIPLTKNGIKALRALDEENIETNCTLCFSPTQATLAAKAGADYISPFIGRIDDISSDGIGLIEEIVQIYDNYDFDTKVLAASIRHPTHVKRAALAGADVATMPFETLLNLLEHPLTDRGLERFLADWEEYKDARKAEAGLA from the coding sequence ATGCACTTTTTCGTCGATACGGCCGACCTGGACGAGATCCGCGAAGCGAGCGACATGGGTGTCCTCGATGGCGTGACCACAAACCCCTCGCTCGTCAAGGAACAGGGCAACGTCGACTTCCACGAGCACGTCTTCACCATCTGTGAGATTGTGGACGGGGACGTGTCCGCCGAGGTGACGGCAACCGACTTCGACGGCATGATGGAGGAGGCCCATCAGCTGCATCAGCTCCACGAGAACATCGTCGTAAAAATTCCCCTGACGAAAAACGGCATCAAAGCCCTGCGGGCCCTCGACGAGGAGAACATCGAGACGAACTGCACCCTCTGTTTCTCGCCCACCCAGGCCACCCTCGCCGCGAAAGCCGGGGCCGACTACATTAGCCCCTTCATCGGGCGCATCGACGACATCTCGTCCGACGGCATCGGCCTGATCGAGGAGATTGTTCAGATTTACGACAACTACGACTTCGACACCAAGGTGCTGGCGGCCTCCATCCGCCATCCGACTCACGTGAAGCGCGCCGCCCTGGCCGGAGCCGACGTGGCGACGATGCCATTCGAAACGCTTCTCAATCTGCTGGAACACCCCCTCACCGACCGAGGGCTGGAGCGCTTTCTGGCGGACTGGGAGGAATACAAGGACGCCCGGAAAGCCGAGGCTGGCCTGGCCTAA
- a CDS encoding MBL fold metallo-hydrolase translates to MKFLALGDTDGIGASCHFLDLNGSGIALDAGTDPQRDGPDSLPRFDWVQDRADSYVDHTLVTHAHHDHMGSLPVLVRRFPHAMAHMTDATKKLLDILLPASARLQEKRRDRGETTHEPLFTEDELDALQHLYLTHDLGQGFDLTGPKGKSSVTGRFFSAGHILGSAGVEFQFEEWGRDRRLFYTSDTNMQAQTIIPGGEYPDTTDVLILESTQGAEPEAAATNRPEERDRFRETLSQVLARGGTALIPVFVMGRAQEILVLLGQLKRQGAIPADVPIYTAGSMRAIAGVYDDTRKTTPRVDPSDEVYDVDQERVPYESEAKREILEGPGIMVVSSGMMIEPTLSNVLARRIVENEDDAVLLVGHPAEGTPARRLQDAAAEGDGAPVMLADGHGPQPVYCTVERFRFSGHSDRRDLLSLVDRMDPETVLLIHGDPEAKNWMAEHIKNGHPETEVHRPDWGSVIEV, encoded by the coding sequence ATGAAATTTCTCGCTCTCGGAGACACGGACGGCATCGGTGCAAGCTGCCACTTCCTCGACCTCAACGGCAGCGGCATCGCCCTGGACGCAGGCACCGACCCGCAACGCGACGGCCCCGACTCGCTCCCTCGGTTCGACTGGGTGCAGGACCGGGCCGACAGCTACGTCGACCACACGCTCGTCACGCACGCCCACCACGACCATATGGGCAGCCTGCCGGTCCTCGTGCGCCGGTTTCCCCACGCCATGGCGCACATGACCGACGCGACCAAAAAGCTGCTCGACATTCTGCTGCCGGCCTCGGCCCGCCTCCAAGAAAAGCGACGCGACCGCGGCGAGACCACGCACGAGCCGCTTTTCACCGAGGACGAGCTGGACGCCCTGCAGCACCTCTACCTCACACACGATCTCGGGCAGGGGTTCGACCTGACGGGCCCGAAGGGAAAATCGTCCGTCACGGGGCGCTTCTTCTCGGCCGGACACATCCTCGGCTCAGCAGGGGTCGAGTTTCAGTTTGAGGAGTGGGGCCGCGATCGGCGGCTCTTCTATACCAGCGACACGAACATGCAGGCCCAGACCATCATTCCTGGGGGCGAGTACCCGGACACCACGGACGTGCTGATCCTGGAGTCCACCCAGGGGGCCGAGCCCGAGGCCGCGGCCACCAACCGCCCCGAAGAGCGCGATCGGTTCCGGGAGACCCTCTCTCAGGTGCTCGCCCGTGGCGGCACGGCGCTGATTCCCGTGTTCGTGATGGGACGGGCACAGGAGATCTTGGTGCTGCTCGGCCAGCTCAAGCGACAGGGCGCCATCCCCGCCGACGTACCCATCTATACGGCCGGCTCCATGCGGGCCATTGCGGGGGTGTACGACGACACACGCAAGACCACCCCCCGCGTTGACCCCAGTGACGAGGTGTATGACGTCGACCAGGAACGGGTGCCCTACGAGTCGGAGGCGAAGCGCGAGATTCTGGAGGGCCCCGGCATCATGGTCGTCAGCAGCGGCATGATGATCGAGCCGACCCTGTCGAACGTCCTGGCCCGGCGCATTGTCGAAAATGAGGACGACGCCGTGCTGCTGGTGGGACACCCGGCAGAGGGGACACCCGCGCGTCGCTTGCAGGACGCCGCCGCCGAAGGGGATGGAGCCCCGGTGATGCTGGCGGATGGACACGGCCCACAGCCCGTGTACTGCACGGTCGAGCGCTTTCGCTTCTCCGGCCACAGCGACCGGCGCGACCTTCTTTCCCTCGTCGACCGGATGGACCCGGAGACGGTACTCCTCATCCACGGCGACCCCGAGGCCAAGAATTGGATGGCCGAGCACATCAAGAACGGCCACCCGGAGACGGAGGTGCACCGCCCTGACTGGGGCAGCGTGATTGAGGTTTAG